GATACGGCGTTCGCGGCGGCGTTGCGCGGGCCGGTCAGGAGCATCGACCTCGGGAGCGACGGCAGACGCTGTTTCGCCACCGTCGGGGGCGTCGGCATCGACGGCGCCGTCGTGCGCCGGGTCGATCGAGGCCTGCCGTGGTTCGGCGGCCCGCTCGCGTATCCCCTCGCCGTCGTCCGGGCGTTGCATGCGTACCGCCCGCCGAACCTGCGCCTCGAGACCGACGCGGGGACCTTCGAGGAGCGGGTCGTGCTGGCCTCCGCCGCCAACCTCCCGTGGTTCGGAGGAGGGATGCGGATCGCCCCCGACGCGGTCGCCGACGACGGCGAACTCGACCTCGTCGTGGTCCGGGCGATCTCGCCGATTCGCCTGCTGCTGGTCTTTCCGAGGGTCTATGCAGGGCGGCACCTCACCCACCCGGCGGTTCGCGTGATCCGCACGCGGCGGGTGACGTACCGTTCCGACCGCGCCATGGACCTCCAGGCCGACGGGGAG
The Candidatus Polarisedimenticolaceae bacterium DNA segment above includes these coding regions:
- a CDS encoding diacylglycerol kinase family protein; the protein is MTRLVVNPRAARGNVRGRLARLARLAREAGIEMTVPESAQRLCEAAVAAAAAGCERLLVAGGDGTLHWAIQGLAGTPCALGVIPLGRGNDVAREVGAPLELDTAFAAALRGPVRSIDLGSDGRRCFATVGGVGIDGAVVRRVDRGLPWFGGPLAYPLAVVRALHAYRPPNLRLETDAGTFEERVVLASAANLPWFGGGMRIAPDAVADDGELDLVVVRAISPIRLLLVFPRVYAGRHLTHPAVRVIRTRRVTYRSDRAMDLQADGEILRQVHEDPVTLRVLPRALRVVESRDAITRS